A window of Flammeovirga kamogawensis genomic DNA:
TAAATTTATTGCTGGCTACATAGGTACACACGGAATGGCACATAAATTAGACTTTATCATAGAGTCTATTAAAGATCTAGAAGATAAATCAATCCATTTACTCTTCGTTGGTGCTGGAGCAGGGAAAAAAGAAGCCGTTGATTTAGCTAAAAAATATCAACTTACAAATGTTACTTTTTTACCACCCGTACCGAAAGAAGAAGTTAGCAAATATATTTCAATTTTAGATTGCATGCTCGTTCCATTAAAAAAAGCAGATACCTTTAAAACTGTTATTCCTTCAAAAATATTTGAAACCGCAGCAATGGAAATTCCAATTCTATTGGGCGTAGATGGAGAAGCAAGAAGTATAATTGAAAAATACTCTGCTGGATTGTATTTTGAACCAGAAAATAAAGAAGAATTTATTTCTCAATTAATTAAACTTAAAAATGATAAAACTCTTTATCAATCGATACAAAAAGGTTGCAACACATTAGCATTAGATTTTGACAGGAAAGTATTGGCTGATAAAATGTATACTTCAATTATTAATAAAAAGACTAATAATGAGCACCAATATAAAACAACAAAACTACCAAGTAACCACAGCAGATAGAGCCAATCTACTCCAGCATAAATCTGTTGTACTTTGGTTTACAGGCTTGTCTGGTTCTGGGAAGTCTACATTGGCCAATGCCGTAGAAGCTAAATTAGCTACAGCAGGTAAATTAACCTATACATTAGATGGTGACAATGTACGTTTTGGTTTAAATAAAGACTTAAGTTTCACTATTGAAGACCGTACTGAAAATATTCGCCGAATTTCTGAAGTAGCTACTTTAATTTCTAATGCAGGCCCCATTGTTTTGACTGCATTTATCTCTCCTTTAATGAAAGACAGACAACAAGCTCGAGATAGTATAGGAACTGATAAATTTATAGAAGTCTATATAGATTGTCCTATTGAAGAATGTGAGAAAAGAGATGTAAAAGGGTTGTATCAAAAAGCACGAAAAGGATTAATTAGAGAATTTACAGGTATCTCGTCCCCTTATGAAGCTCCATTACACCCCGAAATAGTAGTGAATACAGCGACAATGTCATTAGAAGACTGCGTAGAAAAAGTAATCACTTACCTATCACCAAGAATAAATTTAGATTAAGAAATAATGAGTCAGTATACCTTAAATCATTTAAAGGAATTAGAAGCAGAAGCCATCTTTGTTTTGCGTGAAGTCTTCTCTCAATTTCAAAACCCTGCCATTCTTTTCTCAGGTGGAAAAGATTCAATTGTCGTTACACATTTGGCAAGAAAAGCATTTCACCCTGCAAAAATTCCTTTTACATTATTTCATGTAGATACAGGTCACAATTTCCCTGAAACCATACAATTTAGAGACGACCTCATTAAAGAATTGGGTTGTAAACTTGTGGTAGGTTCAGTGCAGAAATCTATCAATGACGGAAAAGTACTCGAAGAAAAAGGAAAAGATGCCTCTCGTAATAAATTACAAACCACTACCCTATTAGATACGATAGAAGAACATAACTTTGATGTATGTATTGGAGGAGGACGTAGAGACGAAGAAAAAGCAAGAGCAAAAGAACGCTTCTTCTCGCATAGAGATGAATTTGGACAATGGGATCCAAAAAACCAAAGACCGGAATTGTGGAACATCTTTAACGGACGTTACCAACAAGGAGAACACTTTAGAGCTTTTCCTATTTCTAACTGGACAGAAATGGATATTTGGCAATACATTCTTAACGAAAACATTGACATTCCGTCTCTGTACATTGCACACAATAGAGATGTAGTATACAGACAAGGTGCATGGTTACCCGTTTCAGAATTCTTAAAACTAAGAGAAGGAGAAGAGGTAGTCAATAAAAAAATACGCTTTAGAACACTTGGAGATATTACCATTACAGGAGGTCAAGAATCTGACGCAGACACCTTAGAAAAAATTGTTGCAGAAGTTGCCGCAGCACGTCAGACAGAACGAGGTAACCGTTCGGATGACAAACGCTCAGAAACAGCAATGGAAGACCGTAAGAAAGAAGGATACTTTTAATAGAGCACTATTTATCTCCTATTAAAAGCAAACAACAATCGAAACACAACTACTTTTTTTAAAATGTCAACACAAGATACAAACACACAACTTTTAAGATTCACTACAGCAGGAAGCGTAGATGATGGAAAAAGTACATTAATAGGTCGTTTACTTTACGATTCAAAGTCAATTTTTGAAGATCAGATGGATGCCATTGAAGCTTCGAGTAAACGAAAAGGGTTAGAACATGTTGAACTCGCCCATTTAACAGATGGTCTAAAAGACGAAAGAGAACAAGGTATTACTATTGATGTAGCCTACCGCTATTTCGCCACACCAAAACGTAAATTTATTATTGCAGATACACCCGGCCATATTCAATATACAAGAAATATGGTTACCGGTGCCTCTACAGCAGACCTCGCACTCATATTAATCGATGCAAGAAAAGGAGTCATCGAACAAACAAAACGTCATTCATTTATTGCCTCACTGTTACAAATCCCTCATGTTGTAGTTTGTATTAATAAGATGGACTTGGTAGACTATTCAGAGGAAGCTTACAATAAAATTGTCGAAGAATACAAAGACTTTGCGGCTAAATTAGAGATTAAAGATTTTAGATTCATTCCTATTAGTGCCCTCAAAGGAGATAATGTAGTAGATCGCTCTAAAAATACGACATGGTATGAAGGCGAGACCCTATTACACACACTAGAAACCATCCATATTGCCAATGATTACAACTTTGTAGATGCCCGTTTCCCAGTACAAACAGTCATCCGCCCCCACTCATACGAATACCACGATTTTAGAGGGTATGCCGGAAGAGTAGCCAGTGGTATCTTCAAAAAAGGAGACGAAGTAATTGCCATTCCTTCAGGCTTCACTTCTAAAATAAAAAGCGTGGAAACTTTTGAAGGAGAAATTACTGAAGCATTCCCCCCAATGTCCGTTGCAATCACTTTAGAAGACGATGTCGACATTAGTCGCGGAGACATGCTTGTAAAACCCAACAACCAAGCAAAACAAACACAAGACATAGACGCAACAGTTTGTTGGTTAAACAATACTCCTCTTAAACCTTCTTCTAAATATGCTTTAAAACACACTTCTAATGATGTAAGAGCTGTAGTGAAAGAAGTTGTTTATAAAGTAGATATTAACAACCTTCACAAAGTAGAAGACGATAAAACTGTAAAAATGAACGACATTGTACGTTTAAGATTACGCACTACAAAACCCCTTCTATGTGATGCCTATAGAAGAAACCGTGTAACAGGTAGCTTTGTACTTGTAGATGAAGGCACAAATGAAACTGTTGCAGCTGGCATGATCATCTAATCCTCCTATGGGTAAAATTATCAATAGAAAATTATTAAAAGCCATTTCCTGGCGATTTTGGGGTACACTAGATACCGTATTATGGGGATGGCTTTTTTCAGGAGATAGCCACATTGGTTTTAGTATAGGAGGTTTTGAACTCATCACAAAAATCTCTTTGTACTACGGTCACGAGTGGATTTGGGAAAGATGGGCAAAATTTGCTTTCTGGCAGAAAAGAAAAAATCGTTATCGTCACCTTGCTAAATCTATTACATGGCGTGCTGTAGGTACCATAGATACTATTGTATTGGCTTGGATCATTTCAGGCAATCCATTAATTGGGCTAAAAGTAGGTGCAGCAGAAGTAATTACAAAAATTGGTTTATTCTATCTTCATGAAAGAATTTGGCATGCTTATTTCCCTGAAAAGACTGTTACAACAGATGAAAAAATAATAATTAAATAAATTTTCATAAAATATGAGCCTTTTACTATTTAAGGCTCATATTTTTGAAAAGTTATTTTTCTTCTCTAATAGAAATCGATAGGTATAACCGTAAAAACAACTCTTAATAGATTATTAAAATTCAGTTACTTATATTTGCACAAAGATTCTTAAATAAAAAGCACTTAACATCACAAAAATGAATATTATTCTTAAACCAGTACATCAAAAGTTACAGATTAAAACTTCTACCTTTTAAGTAATGGTATACTAGTTGCATAAAAGAATAATAAAATATAAAAAACATGCTTAGACTTATAGTTACCTTACTAACCTCACTTACTATTGCCCTTATATCAACACCTGAAGTCATAAAAGTCATTACAAAAAATAATGTCTTCGATTTACCTGGAGGAAGAAAAGTACATACAGAATTAATCCCATCTATGGGTGGTGTCGGTATATTTATTGCTTTCCTTTTAAGCTGTTGTATTTGGATACCAATAAATTCAGCAATAGAATTACGTTTCCTCTTCTTTGGCATTATACTCATCTTCTTTATGGGCGTTAGAGATGACATGCTTGCTATGAGTCCTAGAAATAAGCTCATCATTCAATTAATAGCCGCTACAGTAGTTGTTGGTTTTGGTGATATTCAAATCAGATCATTCTACTCACTGTATGAAAATATAAATTTCCCTGAATGGTTTAGTTTCGCTACAACAGTATTTATCATCATTGCATTAACCAATGCCTTCAACCTTATAGATGGTATAAATGGGTTAGCTGGTGCTATTGCTGTTATTATTACAGCCGCTTTAAGTACGTGGTTTTTCCTTATAGGCAACCATTCTTATGCAATAATGATGGTAGCAATGCTAGGTGGTGTATTAGGTTTCTTGTATTACAATTGGGGTAGAGCAACTATATTTATGGGAGATACAGGCTCTATGATTTTAGGCTTTTTCCTTTCTTGTAGTTTAGTGTTATTTATTAATACAGATTATGCATTACCTGTAGACCATGCCTATAAATTGCCAGATGCAGTAAGTATGGCGATTGCTTTATTCATTTACCCTATTATTGATACACTTCGTGTATTTACCATACGTATATTAAATGGTAGATCACCTTTCTCACCAGATAGAAAACACATTCATCATATTTTTATTAGAACAGGGTTTACTCACGCAGCAACATCAACAATTATTGCTTCTATGTCCTTCCTCTTCCTAGCAGTTTGTTACTTTGCAAACTTTTATATTCATGATCTTTTACTTCTAGCATGTATTCTTACCGCATTATATGTTATTCCATTATTATTAAAATGGAGAGTCTATTATTATAAAAATAATAAAGATGAAATAGCAAAAAAGGTACTTAAACAAAAAGCAAAAGAATCTGCAAAATTTAAAGTAGAAAGAAATGTTGGTTAAACATTTTCTTTAAAAGATATAGTAGGCCATCAATCTTTAATTAGGTTGGTGGCTTTTTTCTTCTTCATTTTTTCCATTGCTGAAAAAACAAAGCAAAAAAAGCTAGGTGGGAGAGTTAAATTTATCTTCAAGGCCGTGTAGTGGTACTTGTCGTTGTCGTTTTCAATTGTAGATTGTTTGTAGTCAATGCAACTATCTCCTATCTTTATACTAAAATAAATGCATTAGGTAGAAATGTTTCTTAGATAAAATGAAAAAGGCACTCATAACAGGTATTACAGGGCAAGATGGAGCTTACCTCACAGAATTATTATTAGAAAAAGGATATGAAGTACACGGAATTAAACGCCGTTCTTCATTATTAAATACAGACAGAATAGATCATTTATATCAAGACCCACATGAAGAAGATATAAAACTAAAATTACATTACGGAGATCTTACAGATTCAATGAATCTAACAAAGATTATACAAGAAGTACAGCCAGATGAGATCTATAATTTAGGAGCAATGTCTCATGTGCGTGTAAGTTTCGATACACCTGAATATGTGGGCAATGTAGACGGTTTGGGTACGTTACGAATATTAGAAGCCGTACGTTTGTTAGGTTTAACAAAAAAAACACGTATATATCAAGCGTCAACATCAGAACTCTATGGAATGGTGCAGGAGGTTCCCCAAAAAGAAACTACTCCCTTCTACCCTCGTTCTCCATATGCTGTTGCCAAGCTTTATGGGTATTGGATTACCGTTAACTACAGGGAAGCTTACAATATGTACGCCTGTAATGGCATTTTATTTAACCACGAATCTCCAATACGA
This region includes:
- the cysC gene encoding adenylyl-sulfate kinase — translated: MSTNIKQQNYQVTTADRANLLQHKSVVLWFTGLSGSGKSTLANAVEAKLATAGKLTYTLDGDNVRFGLNKDLSFTIEDRTENIRRISEVATLISNAGPIVLTAFISPLMKDRQQARDSIGTDKFIEVYIDCPIEECEKRDVKGLYQKARKGLIREFTGISSPYEAPLHPEIVVNTATMSLEDCVEKVITYLSPRINLD
- the cysD gene encoding sulfate adenylyltransferase subunit CysD, which gives rise to MSQYTLNHLKELEAEAIFVLREVFSQFQNPAILFSGGKDSIVVTHLARKAFHPAKIPFTLFHVDTGHNFPETIQFRDDLIKELGCKLVVGSVQKSINDGKVLEEKGKDASRNKLQTTTLLDTIEEHNFDVCIGGGRRDEEKARAKERFFSHRDEFGQWDPKNQRPELWNIFNGRYQQGEHFRAFPISNWTEMDIWQYILNENIDIPSLYIAHNRDVVYRQGAWLPVSEFLKLREGEEVVNKKIRFRTLGDITITGGQESDADTLEKIVAEVAAARQTERGNRSDDKRSETAMEDRKKEGYF
- the cysN gene encoding sulfate adenylyltransferase subunit CysN, translating into MYLLLKANNNRNTTTFFKMSTQDTNTQLLRFTTAGSVDDGKSTLIGRLLYDSKSIFEDQMDAIEASSKRKGLEHVELAHLTDGLKDEREQGITIDVAYRYFATPKRKFIIADTPGHIQYTRNMVTGASTADLALILIDARKGVIEQTKRHSFIASLLQIPHVVVCINKMDLVDYSEEAYNKIVEEYKDFAAKLEIKDFRFIPISALKGDNVVDRSKNTTWYEGETLLHTLETIHIANDYNFVDARFPVQTVIRPHSYEYHDFRGYAGRVASGIFKKGDEVIAIPSGFTSKIKSVETFEGEITEAFPPMSVAITLEDDVDISRGDMLVKPNNQAKQTQDIDATVCWLNNTPLKPSSKYALKHTSNDVRAVVKEVVYKVDINNLHKVEDDKTVKMNDIVRLRLRTTKPLLCDAYRRNRVTGSFVLVDEGTNETVAAGMII
- a CDS encoding DUF2061 domain-containing protein; translated protein: MGKIINRKLLKAISWRFWGTLDTVLWGWLFSGDSHIGFSIGGFELITKISLYYGHEWIWERWAKFAFWQKRKNRYRHLAKSITWRAVGTIDTIVLAWIISGNPLIGLKVGAAEVITKIGLFYLHERIWHAYFPEKTVTTDEKIIIK
- a CDS encoding glycosyltransferase family 4 protein, with product MLRLIVTLLTSLTIALISTPEVIKVITKNNVFDLPGGRKVHTELIPSMGGVGIFIAFLLSCCIWIPINSAIELRFLFFGIILIFFMGVRDDMLAMSPRNKLIIQLIAATVVVGFGDIQIRSFYSLYENINFPEWFSFATTVFIIIALTNAFNLIDGINGLAGAIAVIITAALSTWFFLIGNHSYAIMMVAMLGGVLGFLYYNWGRATIFMGDTGSMILGFFLSCSLVLFINTDYALPVDHAYKLPDAVSMAIALFIYPIIDTLRVFTIRILNGRSPFSPDRKHIHHIFIRTGFTHAATSTIIASMSFLFLAVCYFANFYIHDLLLLACILTALYVIPLLLKWRVYYYKNNKDEIAKKVLKQKAKESAKFKVERNVG
- the gmd gene encoding GDP-mannose 4,6-dehydratase, producing MKKALITGITGQDGAYLTELLLEKGYEVHGIKRRSSLLNTDRIDHLYQDPHEEDIKLKLHYGDLTDSMNLTKIIQEVQPDEIYNLGAMSHVRVSFDTPEYVGNVDGLGTLRILEAVRLLGLTKKTRIYQASTSELYGMVQEVPQKETTPFYPRSPYAVAKLYGYWITVNYREAYNMYACNGILFNHESPIRGETFVTRKITRAVAKIALGLQDCLFLGNLNSKRDWGHAKDYVKAMWLILQQEKAEDFCIATGITTSIRDFVKMAFAEVGIELAFTGEGVDEIATIKKCNQPEFQVKEGTVVLKVDPQYFRPTEVDLLIGDPTKAKTQLGWELEYDLPALVKDMMTSDVKLFKKEKYLRDGGHDVLNQYE